A single window of uncultured Pseudodesulfovibrio sp. DNA harbors:
- the fsa gene encoding fructose-6-phosphate aldolase → MEFFLDTANLDQIREVNELGLLDGVTTNPTLMSREGGDWREQASLICDAVDGPVSLEVIGTTHEEMIKEAKDLVSFGPNVVVKIPMIPEGLKALKELREREIKTNVTLVFSPSQALLAAKLGATYVSPFVGRLDGLGQSGMESVDQMRTIFDNYSFATKILVASVRHPMHVIESGLIGADVVTLPYATIMQLMQHPLTDKGLATFLADWEAFQNE, encoded by the coding sequence ATGGAATTCTTTCTGGATACGGCCAATCTGGACCAGATACGCGAAGTCAATGAACTCGGTTTGCTTGATGGCGTGACCACGAACCCGACGCTTATGTCCCGTGAGGGAGGCGACTGGCGTGAGCAGGCTTCACTTATATGTGACGCCGTTGATGGTCCTGTTTCGCTTGAAGTTATAGGTACTACTCACGAGGAGATGATCAAGGAAGCCAAGGACCTCGTTTCCTTCGGTCCGAATGTGGTGGTTAAAATTCCTATGATCCCGGAAGGCCTCAAAGCGCTTAAGGAGTTGCGTGAACGTGAAATCAAGACCAACGTTACACTGGTTTTTTCTCCGTCACAGGCATTGCTGGCAGCCAAGCTCGGGGCAACCTATGTTTCGCCTTTTGTGGGTCGACTTGATGGACTGGGGCAGTCCGGCATGGAAAGCGTGGACCAGATGCGGACCATCTTCGACAACTACAGCTTTGCGACTAAAATTTTGGTGGCATCTGTGCGACATCCCATGCATGTCATTGAATCCGGTTTGATCGGTGCGGACGTGGTTACTTTGCCATACGCCACCATCATGCAGCTGATGCAACACCCCTTGACGGATAAGGGGTTGGCTACATTTTTGGCCGATTGGGAAGCCTTTCAGAACGAATGA
- the hemL gene encoding glutamate-1-semialdehyde 2,1-aminomutase — protein sequence MNSKELYAKAQTLMPGGVNSPLRACRYVNAEPVFIENAKGAYLYDVDGRKYIDYVFSWGPQILGHQDPAVSEAAHKAIDQGSSYGAPCFGEVALAEAINKLVPSMDMMRMVSSGTEATMSALRLARGYTGRNKFVKFIGNYHGHADAFLAAAGSAAAVVPGTPGVPEEVTKHTLLAQYNDLDAVKALFEESGDEIACVIVEPAAGNMGLVKPKEGFLQGLRDVCTQYGAVLIFDEVITGFRLARGGAQERYGITPDLTTLGKIIGGGFPVGCFGGKREIMEHMAPVGGVFQAGTLSGNPVAMAAGLATLHRLAECDYAALEARTTAFAEELASIVEGKGKPVHLVQIGSAFTMYFSDKPVTNMIESGQCDSEAYATYWQQMLAQGVYLAPAGFECAFTSFAHTDEDFEKTLEAARKVQF from the coding sequence ATGAACTCAAAAGAACTCTACGCCAAGGCTCAGACTCTTATGCCCGGCGGTGTCAATTCTCCCCTGCGTGCTTGCAGGTATGTCAATGCTGAACCTGTCTTCATCGAGAACGCCAAAGGCGCGTATCTGTACGATGTTGATGGCCGCAAATACATTGATTACGTTTTTTCCTGGGGACCGCAGATTCTTGGTCATCAGGACCCTGCCGTATCCGAGGCTGCGCACAAGGCCATTGATCAAGGCTCCAGCTATGGTGCACCCTGTTTCGGCGAGGTCGCTCTGGCCGAAGCCATCAACAAGCTTGTCCCTTCCATGGACATGATGCGCATGGTCTCTTCCGGCACTGAGGCCACGATGTCTGCTTTGCGTTTGGCGCGAGGGTATACTGGCCGCAACAAGTTCGTGAAGTTCATCGGCAACTATCACGGCCATGCTGACGCATTCTTGGCTGCTGCCGGTTCTGCCGCAGCCGTTGTTCCCGGCACTCCGGGTGTTCCCGAAGAAGTGACAAAGCACACGCTGCTTGCTCAGTACAATGATCTCGACGCGGTGAAGGCCCTTTTTGAAGAGTCCGGCGACGAGATTGCTTGTGTCATTGTGGAGCCTGCCGCAGGCAATATGGGACTGGTTAAGCCTAAAGAAGGCTTTCTTCAGGGCTTGCGTGACGTATGTACTCAGTACGGCGCGGTTCTTATCTTTGATGAAGTCATTACTGGTTTTAGATTGGCTCGCGGCGGTGCTCAGGAGCGCTACGGCATTACTCCAGACCTAACCACCCTTGGCAAGATTATCGGCGGAGGTTTCCCCGTGGGCTGTTTCGGTGGCAAACGTGAAATTATGGAACACATGGCCCCGGTAGGTGGCGTATTCCAAGCTGGTACACTGTCCGGCAACCCCGTCGCCATGGCCGCTGGTCTGGCAACCTTGCACCGTTTGGCCGAGTGCGATTACGCTGCTCTGGAGGCCCGAACCACGGCTTTTGCCGAAGAGTTGGCATCCATCGTGGAGGGTAAGGGCAAGCCTGTGCATTTGGTGCAGATCGGTTCCGCTTTTACCATGTATTTTTCAGACAAGCCGGTGACTAATATGATCGAATCCGGCCAGTGTGATTCTGAAGCCTATGCAACCTACTGGCAGCAGATGTTGGCTCAAGGTGTGTATTTGGCACCGGCTGGCTTCGAGTGCGCCTTTACTTCTTTCGCTCATACGGATGAAGATTTTGAAAAGACGCTTGAGGCGGCTCGGAAAGTCCAATTTTAG
- the cbiD gene encoding cobalt-precorrin-5B (C(1))-methyltransferase CbiD, which yields MAEKLRTGRTTGSCASAAAMAGVLFLLTRAQPDSVNIPLPPGGTLTVPIERYNPEGKTVRVTVIKDGGDDPDATHGCEIQAVVSVDTMTHGELSVDVDGGRGVGRVTLPGLPVEVGKAAINPEPLRQIEKAILTAAPSLTHGQISVLIEVPEGKNIAHKTMNARLGIVDGISILGTQGIVKPFSHDSWRATVAEGLDVAKAQGLDYAIFTTGRRSERLYLEHSPTTPELALIQAADFFEFSMQAAAKRGFTHVTWSMFFGKLVKQAQGLSYTHAKTHPVDFDQLADWCEEAGVAAPYLPTIREANTAVQVLGMLIDDPARPALINILVNEAKRNAEAFADNRISVNYQIYNFDGSTLR from the coding sequence ATGGCCGAAAAACTTCGTACAGGACGAACCACCGGATCGTGCGCTTCGGCAGCGGCCATGGCGGGAGTCCTCTTCCTTTTGACTCGGGCACAACCCGACTCGGTAAACATCCCCCTACCTCCCGGCGGCACACTGACTGTTCCCATTGAGCGATACAATCCCGAGGGGAAAACCGTGCGGGTTACCGTCATCAAAGACGGTGGTGACGACCCTGACGCAACTCACGGATGTGAAATCCAAGCTGTTGTCTCCGTCGACACAATGACCCACGGCGAACTGTCTGTGGACGTTGATGGGGGAAGAGGAGTAGGCCGCGTCACTCTGCCCGGTCTGCCCGTTGAGGTGGGCAAGGCAGCCATCAATCCCGAACCGCTCCGCCAGATTGAGAAAGCTATACTCACAGCCGCCCCTTCTCTGACACACGGCCAAATCTCAGTTTTGATCGAAGTCCCGGAAGGGAAGAATATCGCCCACAAGACCATGAACGCCCGACTGGGCATCGTCGACGGCATTTCTATCCTCGGCACACAGGGAATCGTCAAACCGTTTTCCCATGATTCATGGCGCGCCACGGTCGCAGAAGGGTTGGATGTGGCCAAGGCGCAGGGATTGGATTACGCAATTTTCACCACGGGGAGACGGTCTGAACGACTCTATCTGGAACACAGCCCGACCACCCCGGAGTTGGCACTGATTCAGGCTGCGGACTTCTTCGAATTTTCCATGCAGGCCGCAGCAAAACGCGGCTTTACGCATGTCACATGGAGCATGTTTTTCGGCAAATTGGTCAAACAAGCGCAAGGACTTTCTTATACCCATGCCAAAACACATCCGGTTGACTTCGACCAACTGGCCGACTGGTGCGAAGAAGCAGGAGTCGCCGCGCCCTATCTTCCGACCATCCGAGAAGCCAACACCGCCGTGCAGGTCCTCGGCATGCTGATTGATGATCCGGCACGGCCCGCCCTTATTAATATTCTTGTCAATGAAGCGAAACGAAACGCAGAGGCCTTTGCGGACAACCGAATATCCGTCAACTACCAAATCTATAATTTTGACGGTTCCACATTGCGATAA
- a CDS encoding cobalt-precorrin 5A hydrolase, which yields MSVKKIAYYALTSKGHTIVSRLAAKLGGTVYASRRLEAEGAAPFDSLSELISATFNTFDAHVFVAAAGIAVRCIAPHLQSKETDPAVVCLDQEGQYAISLLAGHLGGANELSTQCARVLGGQPVITTATDSVGVLSIDMLAQSQGLVIDDISRVKFVNIALLEGMTVQLHDPEDWLGLAWDMSFEGISDPADWDRNRPGIWVTWHDDCPQGALCLHPRMLHLGVGCRLDVTKEEILDHVYSVFKEKGLALKSIASLGSVEAKRHEAGLLEAAHDFGVDPVFYTTKQLASIDVPTPSDMVLAHMNVPSVAEASALLATHGGELVVTKEKTSTVTLAVARAKGD from the coding sequence ATGTCAGTAAAGAAAATTGCATATTACGCCCTGACCAGCAAAGGGCACACTATTGTCAGCCGTCTGGCTGCCAAGCTGGGCGGGACCGTTTACGCGTCCCGACGTCTTGAGGCCGAAGGTGCTGCTCCGTTCGATTCTCTGTCCGAATTGATTTCAGCAACCTTCAATACATTTGATGCTCATGTTTTTGTTGCCGCCGCAGGTATTGCGGTGCGATGCATTGCCCCTCATCTGCAAAGCAAGGAAACCGATCCTGCCGTGGTTTGTCTTGATCAAGAAGGACAGTACGCCATTAGCTTATTGGCCGGCCATTTGGGCGGGGCCAATGAGTTATCCACACAATGTGCCCGTGTCCTTGGTGGACAGCCAGTGATTACCACAGCCACGGACTCTGTCGGCGTTTTGTCTATAGACATGCTCGCTCAGTCCCAAGGGTTGGTTATCGACGATATCAGTCGGGTCAAGTTTGTGAACATCGCCCTTTTGGAAGGGATGACAGTGCAACTGCATGATCCTGAGGATTGGCTTGGTCTGGCGTGGGATATGAGTTTTGAAGGAATAAGCGACCCTGCAGATTGGGACAGGAATCGTCCCGGTATCTGGGTGACATGGCATGATGATTGTCCACAAGGTGCACTTTGTCTGCATCCACGCATGCTGCACTTGGGGGTTGGATGTCGTCTTGACGTTACCAAAGAAGAAATTCTCGACCATGTATACTCTGTTTTCAAGGAAAAGGGACTTGCTTTGAAGAGTATTGCTTCTCTGGGATCAGTCGAAGCCAAGCGGCATGAAGCCGGACTGCTGGAAGCGGCCCATGATTTCGGCGTTGATCCTGTTTTTTACACAACTAAGCAGCTTGCATCCATTGATGTACCTACGCCGTCCGATATGGTTTTAGCGCATATGAATGTTCCTTCCGTAGCCGAGGCTTCGGCTCTGTTGGCAACGCACGGCGGTGAACTGGTCGTGACCAAGGAAAAGACCAGCACCGTAACGCTGGCTGTTGCGAGGGCCAAAGGTGATTAA
- a CDS encoding NAD(P)H-dependent glycerol-3-phosphate dehydrogenase — MKIAVLGAGAWGTTLADMLAKNDVNTTLWAREPEVVANIREKRENSTFLPGVTLSEKLNIESDPETAFAGADYFLVVIPSQFIRPALEGFRDILPMNPVIVCASKGIELNSLAPMSRVVAEALEGKRPRYASLSGPSFAAEVSADMPTSVSLGCEDHELGRELQEAFSTPFFRVYFTPDYRGVELGGAVKNVIAIAAGMADGLNFGHDARAALITRGLAELSRLGEAMGGQERTFMGLSGMGDLVLTCTGDLSRNRQVGLKLGQGQKLDDIINEMKAVAEGVKTTKSLYDLSKKLNVELPITDQVYKILYEDKDPAQATRDLMNRDLKDE; from the coding sequence ATGAAAATAGCAGTTCTGGGCGCAGGTGCCTGGGGAACAACCCTGGCCGACATGCTCGCAAAGAACGATGTAAACACCACTTTATGGGCACGTGAGCCTGAAGTGGTGGCCAATATCCGTGAAAAAAGAGAAAATTCAACTTTTCTTCCGGGCGTCACCCTGTCCGAAAAGCTCAATATTGAATCCGACCCTGAAACAGCTTTTGCCGGCGCCGACTACTTTTTGGTCGTCATCCCCAGTCAATTCATCCGGCCCGCCCTTGAAGGGTTCCGGGATATCCTGCCGATGAATCCGGTAATCGTCTGTGCTTCAAAAGGCATCGAACTGAATTCTCTGGCCCCCATGTCTCGTGTGGTCGCCGAAGCACTTGAAGGTAAACGTCCCCGTTACGCATCGCTGTCCGGGCCATCCTTTGCCGCCGAGGTCTCCGCCGACATGCCCACATCCGTTTCTCTGGGCTGTGAAGACCATGAGCTTGGCCGTGAATTACAGGAAGCTTTTTCCACTCCATTTTTCCGAGTCTATTTCACGCCCGATTATCGCGGCGTGGAGCTGGGCGGTGCGGTCAAGAATGTTATCGCCATCGCCGCAGGCATGGCCGATGGTCTCAATTTCGGCCATGACGCCAGAGCCGCACTCATCACCCGAGGACTGGCCGAACTGAGCCGCCTTGGTGAAGCCATGGGTGGACAGGAGCGTACCTTCATGGGGTTGTCCGGCATGGGTGATCTCGTGTTGACCTGTACCGGCGACCTTTCCCGCAACCGACAGGTGGGCTTGAAACTCGGTCAGGGCCAAAAGCTCGACGACATCATCAATGAGATGAAAGCAGTGGCCGAAGGCGTCAAAACCACCAAGTCCCTCTACGACCTTTCCAAAAAGCTCAACGTGGAATTGCCCATTACAGACCAAGTGTATAAGATACTCTATGAAGACAAGGACCCGGCTCAGGCCACTCGTGACTTGATGAACCGGGATTTAAAAGACGAATAA
- a CDS encoding cytochrome c3 family protein — translation MKKSLIISLMVVALVCVFALPAVIAGNAAPDQITMTAPEGVKATKTAVEFPHKKHSELGIDCMVCHHKAESKEAVKSCASEGCHVDASKAAKKDPKGFYQAFHNKKSKASCLGCHKVEKKAGKAAPVGCKDCHPKK, via the coding sequence ATGAAGAAATCACTGATCATCAGCCTTATGGTTGTCGCTCTGGTATGTGTTTTCGCGCTGCCCGCAGTTATTGCAGGCAATGCAGCTCCCGACCAGATCACCATGACGGCTCCCGAGGGCGTCAAGGCAACTAAAACAGCTGTCGAATTCCCGCACAAAAAGCATTCTGAGCTCGGTATCGACTGTATGGTGTGTCACCATAAAGCCGAGTCCAAGGAAGCAGTCAAGAGCTGTGCTTCTGAAGGCTGTCACGTGGATGCCAGCAAAGCCGCCAAGAAAGACCCCAAGGGCTTCTACCAGGCTTTCCATAACAAGAAGTCCAAGGCTTCCTGTCTTGGCTGCCACAAGGTAGAAAAGAAGGCCGGCAAGGCAGCCCCCGTTGGTTGTAAGGACTGCCACCCCAAGAAGTAA
- the cbiE gene encoding precorrin-6y C5,15-methyltransferase (decarboxylating) subunit CbiE, producing MSIMEPIKILGLSPGALEISNAARKTLATANLVVGGKRLLAACQDAISPKNCATLPITGPLPPIIDTIRKAAKVGDSVVVLADGDPLFFGIGKRLGEDLGRENIVVEPNISTMQLAAARLKLPWQKMDFVSLHGRDDFAPLYAALVRADLIAVFTDKENTPAEIARALLERGADCFAMTVLEDLGSPEEQIRPLALPDTWGMEFSNLNLVILERLYPPEIELTLGIPDHFYLHQKNLITKLPVRATGLAHLNVEPDSTVWDLGAGCGSVSIEASHLARRGRVFAVERHKTRAAMIRENIRRTGAWLVDTVLGAMPDSLEGLPEPDRIFIGGGLGGESNQKTSLLAVACDRLKPRGRMVVHCILLDSLHEAKDHFQKLGWHFGVTQLQASATDSLAGDLRFKAQNPVFVLWAEKP from the coding sequence ATGTCGATCATGGAACCCATCAAAATACTCGGACTTTCACCCGGCGCACTCGAAATTTCGAACGCTGCCAGAAAGACTCTAGCCACTGCCAATCTGGTCGTCGGCGGCAAGCGATTGCTTGCAGCCTGTCAAGACGCAATCTCACCCAAAAATTGTGCGACACTACCTATCACAGGCCCTCTGCCGCCAATTATCGACACGATCCGCAAAGCAGCGAAAGTCGGTGACTCCGTAGTGGTGCTCGCAGATGGGGACCCGCTCTTTTTCGGCATCGGCAAACGATTGGGTGAAGACCTTGGTCGAGAAAACATCGTTGTTGAACCGAATATTTCCACAATGCAACTGGCTGCTGCCCGACTCAAATTGCCATGGCAGAAAATGGATTTCGTCTCCCTGCATGGACGCGACGATTTTGCACCACTCTATGCCGCGCTGGTCAGAGCCGATCTCATCGCAGTTTTTACCGATAAGGAAAACACTCCCGCAGAAATCGCACGAGCTTTGCTCGAACGCGGTGCCGACTGCTTTGCCATGACTGTCCTTGAAGATCTCGGCTCACCAGAGGAACAAATTCGTCCTCTGGCTCTCCCCGACACATGGGGGATGGAATTTTCGAACCTCAATCTGGTCATATTGGAACGTTTGTATCCACCGGAAATCGAATTGACACTTGGTATCCCTGATCATTTCTATCTGCATCAGAAAAACCTGATCACCAAATTACCTGTGCGGGCCACTGGCCTTGCCCATCTTAATGTCGAACCGGACTCCACGGTCTGGGACCTCGGCGCAGGTTGTGGTTCAGTTTCCATAGAGGCATCTCATTTAGCCCGACGTGGCCGTGTCTTTGCCGTAGAAAGGCACAAAACCCGTGCGGCCATGATTCGTGAGAACATCCGACGTACCGGCGCATGGCTGGTCGACACGGTGCTCGGCGCAATGCCTGACTCACTCGAAGGACTGCCTGAACCGGACCGCATTTTCATCGGCGGAGGGCTGGGTGGTGAATCGAATCAAAAAACGTCCCTGCTCGCCGTTGCCTGTGATCGACTCAAGCCAAGGGGACGCATGGTCGTCCACTGCATCCTGCTTGATTCCCTGCATGAGGCCAAAGACCATTTCCAGAAACTCGGCTGGCATTTCGGCGTGACCCAGCTTCAGGCCTCGGCCACTGATTCTCTAGCCGGAGACCTTCGCTTCAAGGCACAAAATCCTGTTTTCGTTTTATGGGCTGAAAAACCTTAG
- a CDS encoding glycosyltransferase family A protein — MPRVSIVIPNYNYGRFADRLFGSIATQSMPLEDMEIFFVDDGSSDDSLERATHWATHIPCERFKIIPLSRIGKPGPVRNHGLALATGEYLFCMDPDDTLHPEYLARCVNTLENTPKIDLIYTDYRENTFTESRDVELPKFNQGLLRMQNILPSTAVYRREVWDAGVRYRDNTEYEDWDYWIQCLMAGANFIRLPEVLYNYEIHTSNFSHHAQKNDGHAKAQIVLNNESFFHPLVQEWATDYMRGRLHSQAFQRGHIPSPKDVRALLKTVEQKVFKASGF; from the coding sequence ATGCCAAGGGTGTCTATTGTTATACCCAACTACAACTATGGCCGATTTGCCGACAGACTTTTCGGCTCCATAGCCACACAATCCATGCCGCTTGAAGATATGGAAATATTCTTTGTTGACGACGGCAGCAGTGACGATTCGCTAGAGCGAGCAACTCACTGGGCGACACACATTCCCTGTGAACGATTTAAAATCATCCCATTGTCCCGAATCGGCAAACCCGGCCCGGTACGAAACCATGGGCTGGCACTCGCAACAGGTGAATACCTGTTCTGCATGGATCCAGACGACACACTGCACCCAGAATATCTGGCTCGATGCGTCAACACGCTTGAGAACACACCAAAAATTGACTTGATCTATACGGATTACCGGGAAAACACCTTTACTGAATCCCGTGATGTAGAACTCCCCAAATTCAATCAGGGGTTGTTGCGTATGCAAAACATTCTACCAAGCACAGCCGTCTACCGGCGTGAAGTTTGGGACGCAGGCGTTCGTTACCGCGACAACACCGAATATGAAGACTGGGATTATTGGATACAATGCCTGATGGCGGGAGCCAATTTTATTCGCCTCCCTGAAGTTCTCTATAATTATGAAATTCACACTTCAAATTTCTCCCATCATGCACAAAAAAACGATGGGCATGCCAAGGCGCAAATCGTTTTGAACAACGAATCTTTTTTCCACCCCCTCGTTCAGGAATGGGCAACGGATTACATGCGGGGAAGACTCCATTCACAGGCCTTTCAAAGAGGCCACATCCCAAGCCCGAAAGATGTACGAGCCTTGCTGAAAACCGTGGAACAAAAAGTTTTCAAGGCATCGGGATTCTAA
- a CDS encoding SDR family oxidoreductase: MTHGPVLVLGSTGYVGGRLVPLLLEKGFTVRAAGRSVEKIKARSWGDNPNVEAIQADMHDADSLSRAAKGCTAAFYLVHSMSSPGRDFAEQERDAAYNMVTAAQHADLSRIIYLGGLGEDHEDHPLSKHLRSRAEVSRILALGPAKVTTLRAAQIVGSGSSSFELVRYLADRLPFMITPKWVRTKTQPISIRNVLGYLVGCLENDETAGLTLDIGGPDILSYQELFQLYAEVAGIPKRRIYPFPFLSPRLSSFWVSMITPMPMTLSRSLIEGLRNEVICRDDRIRTLVPQELVSCHEAIRLALDKTEHQKVETCLFDVGSACMPEWASENDPKYAGGTRFEMGYKARLQGNPTKVWKVVTRIGGEQGWYYGDPLWRLRGFIDRILAGPGLKRGRPHGNGTPRVGDALDFWRVLASDEGRRLLLLAEMRLPGEALLDFKFDSQWGNAVDLSMTAKFLPKGLTGILYWYAMYPFHVVLFKNILKNISDLAGTHLYEPPRRVD; this comes from the coding sequence ATGACTCACGGTCCGGTTCTGGTTCTTGGCTCCACGGGCTATGTTGGCGGACGGCTCGTCCCGCTCCTTTTGGAAAAAGGATTCACCGTGCGCGCTGCTGGACGGAGCGTGGAGAAAATCAAGGCTCGATCATGGGGCGACAATCCCAATGTCGAGGCTATCCAAGCGGATATGCATGATGCAGACAGCCTGAGTCGTGCTGCCAAAGGATGTACTGCAGCCTTCTATCTGGTCCACTCCATGAGCAGCCCCGGCCGGGATTTTGCGGAACAAGAACGTGACGCGGCCTACAACATGGTCACGGCAGCGCAACACGCGGACCTGTCGCGTATCATCTACTTGGGTGGCCTTGGCGAAGACCATGAAGACCACCCGCTGTCCAAACACCTTCGCTCCCGCGCCGAGGTAAGCCGTATCCTCGCCCTTGGTCCGGCCAAAGTAACGACCTTGCGTGCCGCACAAATAGTCGGGTCCGGCTCTTCTTCATTCGAGTTGGTGCGATATCTTGCGGACCGTCTCCCGTTCATGATCACTCCCAAATGGGTACGGACAAAGACCCAACCCATTTCCATACGAAATGTACTCGGCTACTTGGTCGGTTGTCTGGAAAACGATGAGACAGCGGGGTTGACGTTGGATATCGGAGGACCGGACATCCTCTCCTATCAGGAACTGTTTCAACTCTACGCTGAAGTAGCCGGTATTCCCAAGCGGCGCATTTATCCATTCCCCTTTCTCTCGCCGCGCCTTTCGTCTTTCTGGGTGTCCATGATCACTCCCATGCCCATGACCCTGTCCAGATCACTGATCGAAGGGTTGCGTAATGAGGTTATCTGCCGGGACGACCGCATCCGTACACTGGTCCCGCAAGAACTTGTGTCCTGCCATGAGGCCATTCGTCTGGCTCTGGACAAGACCGAACACCAAAAAGTGGAGACCTGTCTTTTTGACGTAGGCAGTGCATGTATGCCGGAATGGGCATCGGAGAACGACCCCAAGTATGCTGGCGGCACCCGGTTTGAAATGGGCTACAAAGCCCGACTTCAAGGCAATCCGACAAAAGTATGGAAAGTGGTCACACGCATTGGCGGCGAACAGGGATGGTATTACGGCGACCCGCTCTGGCGGCTACGCGGATTCATCGATCGAATTCTGGCTGGGCCGGGACTGAAACGCGGCAGACCGCATGGCAACGGCACCCCGCGTGTGGGTGACGCCCTCGACTTCTGGCGGGTTTTGGCCAGTGATGAAGGCCGCAGGCTGTTACTTCTGGCTGAAATGCGTCTGCCCGGAGAGGCCTTGCTGGATTTCAAATTCGATTCGCAATGGGGCAATGCCGTAGACTTGTCCATGACCGCCAAATTCCTCCCCAAAGGACTGACCGGCATTCTCTACTGGTATGCCATGTACCCCTTCCATGTGGTCTTGTTCAAAAATATTCTCAAAAATATTTCCGACCTGGCGGGAACCCACCTTTACGAACCGCCACGCCGAGTCGACTAG
- a CDS encoding Lrp/AsnC family transcriptional regulator — protein sequence MAIQFTETEERILALAGTDLPDTEQPFKTIAEAVGVDEQDVINLLADLKERKIIRRFGATLRHQKAGYGHNAMVAWRVPEERSDEIGEICAARPEISHCYIRRTYPEWTYNLYTMIHGERPGHANEVVAELEQIIGIDDNCVLKSLKELKKTSMVYFK from the coding sequence ATGGCTATACAATTTACCGAGACCGAAGAAAGGATACTCGCTCTGGCAGGCACTGATCTGCCGGACACCGAGCAGCCGTTCAAGACTATTGCCGAGGCAGTGGGCGTGGACGAGCAGGATGTCATCAACCTTTTGGCCGACCTCAAGGAGCGCAAGATTATTCGTCGCTTCGGGGCTACGCTCAGACATCAGAAGGCAGGCTACGGCCACAACGCCATGGTGGCGTGGCGCGTGCCGGAGGAACGGAGTGATGAGATTGGCGAAATTTGTGCGGCTCGGCCCGAGATATCTCATTGTTATATCCGTCGCACCTACCCGGAGTGGACGTACAATTTATATACGATGATTCACGGCGAACGGCCTGGGCATGCCAATGAAGTGGTGGCCGAACTGGAGCAGATCATCGGTATCGACGACAACTGCGTGTTGAAGTCTCTCAAAGAGCTCAAGAAGACCTCCATGGTCTATTTCAAATAA
- the cobJ gene encoding precorrin-3B C(17)-methyltransferase: protein MIKAVSLGPGDESLLTPAARKALEEADVVAGYKGYIELTPPELLEGKEVVSTGMMGEVERVKSAVECARSGRKTVMVCSGDAGIYAMAGLILEILEAEGLLEKIPFEVIPGVAAFNAASALLGAPLMHDFASISLSDLLTPWELIEKRLAAAASADFVIAIYNPRSRKRHDHLQKALDIIAKFRSPETPVGVVGKAYRPGQSVKAVTLNSVDFEAVDMQTVLIVGNSATRIAGGRLLTPRGYHQKYDI from the coding sequence GTGATTAAGGCAGTCAGCTTGGGGCCGGGAGATGAAAGCCTGCTTACCCCTGCAGCCAGAAAGGCTCTTGAGGAAGCGGACGTCGTCGCCGGATATAAAGGATACATTGAGCTGACGCCGCCTGAACTACTTGAAGGCAAGGAAGTCGTCTCCACCGGCATGATGGGTGAAGTTGAACGGGTAAAATCCGCTGTTGAATGCGCTCGCTCTGGCCGGAAAACCGTCATGGTGTGCAGTGGCGACGCTGGTATTTATGCCATGGCCGGATTGATTTTGGAAATTCTCGAAGCCGAAGGGTTGCTCGAAAAAATACCGTTTGAAGTCATTCCCGGAGTGGCTGCTTTTAATGCGGCTTCGGCTTTGCTTGGCGCACCGCTTATGCACGATTTTGCTTCCATCAGCTTGAGTGATTTACTGACGCCTTGGGAACTTATCGAAAAGCGATTGGCTGCTGCCGCCAGTGCTGATTTTGTCATTGCCATCTATAATCCTCGTTCCAGAAAACGGCATGACCATTTGCAAAAAGCTCTTGATATCATAGCCAAATTCAGAAGTCCTGAGACGCCTGTTGGTGTTGTGGGGAAGGCTTACAGGCCGGGACAATCCGTGAAAGCCGTGACCCTGAACAGCGTGGATTTCGAAGCCGTTGACATGCAAACCGTACTCATCGTGGGTAATTCTGCGACGCGGATTGCAGGCGGTCGATTGTTGACTCCTCGTGGCTATCATCAAAAATATGACATCTGA